A single Lolium perenne isolate Kyuss_39 chromosome 6, Kyuss_2.0, whole genome shotgun sequence DNA region contains:
- the LOC127307174 gene encoding uncharacterized protein — MRRFSSLSRPLLSFMACAPPPPALPPRVPLLIAAPRAPGRRVHRILHGSRNMGSISEVKDDETCIPDLLLLNSSANDHSAVTQGMTNIETRGRTKEVTTHYVDLREEHHQEDGGSVTNDHKGVIMVSDDEEMPCYPIESVFPMHTLPNSSHRSGSIYRSIWNKFYRVSDRSETRLEAKMHSESTSDCFSRDGECMIHTPCCMLQFFSLKLAKIPVNSGSVELYGYIAVRDGLDRLLNYVVNFSRDDPIIVEQGSLINMNGPKRAIHMYDTVFIEYDMKIKTGEQEKDDLQLIDGLSGIDDTGIWNCRTITRRIHGDSGAVDITVLRLESAVEGTVEVSISEVKCSFSLCLGCIINGFNEEICLFDCTVGESSVLERSVVAVVMGSWMDLKFKIGPESSSSAEVCSFEASNHGLSTQQIKTNFALISVKVTWSTLE, encoded by the exons ATGCGCCGCTTCTCCTCTCTCTCGCGACCTCTCCTATCTTTCATGGCCTgtgctccgcctccaccagctcTTCCGCCACGAGTTCCCCTACTCATAGCAGCTCCTCGTGCGCCTGGTCGTCGTGTTCACAG AATTCTTCATGGATCTCGTAACATGGGGAGCATCAGTGAAGTAAAAGACGACGAGACTTGTATACCAGACTTACTTCTGCTCAACTCTTCTGCCAATGACCACTCTGCCGTCACCCAAGGCATGACAAACATAGAAACGAGGGGCAGAACCAAGGAGGTTACTACTCACTATGTTGACCTCCGTGAGGAACACCATCAGGAAGACGGAGGTAGTGTAACCAATGATCACAAGGGTGTAATTATGGTCAGTGATGACGAAGAAATGCCTTGTTACCCCATCGAAAGTGTATTTCCTATGCATACATTACCAAATAGCAGCCACCGCAGTGGTTCTATATACAGGAGTATATGGAATAAATTTTATCGTGTCTCAGACCGTAGTGAGA CTCGGTTGGAGGCGAAGATGCATTCAGAATCCACAAGTGATTGCTTCTCGCGCGATGGAGAGTGTATGATTCATACACCTTGTTGCATGCTGCAGTTTTTCTCATTAAAGTTGGCTAAAATTCCTGTGAACAGTGGCTCAGTGGAGTTGTATGGATACATAGCAGTACGGGATGGTCTGGATCGATTGCTTAATTATGTCGTCAACTTTAGCAGAGATGACCCCATCATCGTGGAGCAG GGTTCTCTCATCAACATGAATGGCCCTAAGCGAGCGATACATATGTATGACACTGTTTTcattgagtatgacatgaagatcaAGACAGGTGAGCAAGAAAAAGATGATCTACAGCTGATTGATGGTCTATCAGGCATAGACGACACAGGCATATGGAATTGTCGCACAATAACAAGACGCATCCATGGTGATTCTGGCGCAGTTGACATAACTGTATTGCGTCTTGAGAGTGCTGTTGAGGGGACTGTAGAAGTTTCCATATCAGAGGTGAAATGCAGTTTCAGTTTGTGTCTTGGCTGTATCATCAATGGTTTCAATGAAGAAATCTGTCTCTTTGATTGCACCGTTGGTGAATCAAGTGTTTTAGAGAGGTCTGTGGTAGCTGTCGTCATGGGTTCATGGATGGATTTAAAGTTCAAGATTGGCCCAGAGTCCTCCAGTTCTGCTGAAGTCTGTTCCTTCGAGGCAAGCAACCATGGGCTATCTACTCAACAGATAAAGACTAATTTTGCATTGATCTCAGTTAAGGTGACTTGGTCAACTTTGGAATAA
- the LOC127307173 gene encoding uncharacterized protein, producing MRRLTAVRPQCSSDPNRVAAASTCSREIQIASAPISIPIPTPRDPNRPASAAPAAAMAFLARALRHSKPYLSSCNPSVAASYRWICPIAASGSPEAGAAVAPADPELPPREPVGDTRVELPSNLEDVLEVFVDGHAVKGSCEVAGVDIP from the coding sequence ATGCGTCGTCTCACTGCGGTCAGGCCCCAGTGCTCTTCCGACCCAAATCGCGTAGCAGCGGCCTCCACTTGCTCCCGAGAGATCCAAATCGCGAGCGCCCCCATCTCCATCCCCATCCCCACTCCGCGAGATCCAAATCGCCCCGCCtccgccgcccccgccgccgccatggcctTCCTCGCGCGGGCGCTCCGCCACTCCAAGCCCTACCTCTCATCCTGCAACCCGTCGGTGGCCGCCTCCTACCGCTGGATCTGCCCTATTGCCGCCTCGGGGTCGCcggaggccggcgcggccgtcGCGCCCGCCGATCCGGAGCTGCCGCCGCGGGAGCCCGTCGGCGACACGCGCGTCGAGCTGCCCAGCAACCTGGAGGACGTCCTCGAGGTGTTCGTTGACGGGCACGCCGTCAAGGGCTCCTGCGAGGTCGCCGGCGTCGACATCCCGTGA